A window of Cohnella herbarum contains these coding sequences:
- a CDS encoding ABC transporter permease, producing the protein MIASSEMPETKKSQGFLYEMNKHKILYLMCAPGLIVLILFCYVPFAGVWMAFTDFNVVDGIFGSKFVWFDNFKYFFSKNSMGWRVTYNTLVINFWGIILGIIVPITIAVLLNEIRGKAFKKLTQSMMFFPYFISWVVVGAIIYGIFSSDVGVANGILGWFGMEPIRWYSEPKYWKEIIILANVWKWSGYSSIIYLAAMSNFDGSLYEAAKVDGANKLQQIFRLTIPMLKPTVIVLTLLSVGRIFYGDFGMIYGIVGNNPVLGDEVTIIDTYVYQSMRTLGFSYSTAIGLLQSVMGLILITLANGVAKKVNDGEGLF; encoded by the coding sequence ATGATTGCTTCAAGCGAAATGCCTGAAACGAAAAAAAGTCAGGGCTTTCTATACGAAATGAACAAACACAAAATTTTGTACCTGATGTGCGCGCCGGGCCTGATCGTTCTGATTCTGTTCTGCTACGTTCCGTTCGCGGGAGTCTGGATGGCTTTTACGGATTTTAACGTCGTGGACGGGATTTTCGGAAGCAAGTTCGTCTGGTTCGACAACTTCAAGTACTTTTTTTCCAAAAACAGCATGGGCTGGAGAGTTACCTACAATACGCTGGTCATTAACTTTTGGGGAATTATCCTCGGGATTATCGTCCCGATTACCATCGCCGTTTTGCTGAACGAGATTCGCGGCAAGGCGTTCAAGAAGCTGACGCAGAGCATGATGTTTTTCCCTTATTTTATCTCATGGGTCGTGGTGGGGGCGATCATTTACGGCATATTTTCCTCGGACGTCGGCGTCGCTAACGGCATTCTGGGTTGGTTCGGAATGGAGCCGATCCGGTGGTATTCGGAGCCGAAGTACTGGAAAGAGATCATTATTCTGGCGAACGTGTGGAAGTGGAGCGGATATAGCTCCATTATCTATCTAGCCGCGATGTCCAATTTCGACGGAAGCCTGTACGAAGCCGCGAAGGTGGATGGAGCCAACAAGTTGCAGCAAATATTCCGCTTGACGATCCCGATGCTGAAACCTACGGTCATCGTCCTTACGTTGCTGAGCGTCGGCCGCATCTTCTATGGCGATTTCGGCATGATCTACGGAATCGTCGGCAACAACCCGGTACTCGGCGATGAAGTCACCATCATCGACACGTACGTCTACCAGTCGATGAGGACGCTGGGCTTCTCTTATTCGACGGCGATCGGCTTGCTGCAATCCGTCATGGGTCTCATTCTGATTACGTTGGCGAACGGGGTCGCCAAGAAAGTCAATGACGGGGAGGGCCTATTCTGA
- a CDS encoding Gfo/Idh/MocA family protein, translating into MKLALIGAGQRGMIYSSSAFPRAEIIAVTDPDEGRRRAAAEQFGIAPERRYASVEEFYRQGKICDAVIIASMDRDHYAQTMQALELGYDILLEKPISPSPEECVKIQQKANEKGRKVTVCHVLRYTNFYSEIKNLIDRGELGKVLTIQHNENIGNFHMAHSFVRGNWRRSDLSSPLIMQKSCHDMDLLAWLADSDAKRISSYGDLAFFKEENAPPDSSDRCVTCKAAKDCRFDARKMYLPIAGGWPATVVAEDQSEEGLLKALESGPYGRCVFRNDNDVCDNQVSIIEFKNGVKVTFHLSAFTNKMHRTIKIMCEHGEIRGDDSRNIIEVTKFASNMAEGQEQRIIRPATVSGGHNGGDTGLMNDFLNELERSGGESRSSIDKSVESHLMAYAAEKARLTGTVVDMDRMKSELLEAVSVSG; encoded by the coding sequence TTGAAACTGGCATTAATCGGAGCGGGACAACGCGGGATGATCTATTCTTCATCCGCCTTTCCCCGGGCGGAAATCATTGCGGTCACGGACCCGGACGAGGGCAGAAGAAGGGCGGCGGCGGAGCAATTCGGCATCGCTCCGGAGAGACGGTACGCTTCGGTCGAGGAATTCTACCGGCAAGGCAAAATCTGCGATGCGGTCATTATCGCGTCCATGGATCGGGACCATTATGCGCAAACGATGCAAGCGCTGGAACTAGGATACGACATTTTGTTGGAGAAGCCGATTTCCCCCAGCCCGGAGGAATGCGTCAAAATCCAACAAAAGGCCAACGAGAAAGGACGTAAAGTCACGGTATGCCACGTGCTCCGCTATACGAATTTCTACTCGGAGATCAAGAATCTGATCGATAGGGGAGAGTTGGGCAAAGTCTTGACGATCCAGCACAACGAAAATATCGGCAATTTCCACATGGCTCATTCTTTCGTCAGAGGCAATTGGAGAAGGAGCGACCTGTCCAGTCCGTTGATCATGCAAAAGTCGTGCCACGACATGGATCTATTGGCATGGCTTGCGGACAGCGATGCCAAACGGATCTCTTCCTATGGAGATCTGGCGTTCTTCAAAGAAGAGAACGCGCCGCCCGATAGCTCGGATCGTTGCGTAACTTGCAAGGCGGCCAAAGATTGCCGATTCGACGCCAGAAAAATGTATTTGCCGATCGCGGGAGGCTGGCCCGCAACCGTTGTTGCGGAGGATCAGTCGGAGGAAGGGCTGCTGAAGGCATTGGAATCCGGTCCTTATGGACGGTGCGTCTTCCGCAACGACAACGATGTTTGCGACAACCAGGTGTCGATCATCGAGTTCAAGAACGGCGTGAAGGTCACGTTTCACCTTAGCGCGTTTACCAACAAAATGCATCGCACGATTAAGATCATGTGCGAGCACGGAGAAATTCGCGGAGACGACAGCCGGAATATTATCGAAGTGACGAAGTTCGCTTCCAATATGGCAGAAGGGCAGGAGCAGAGGATTATTCGGCCGGCCACCGTCTCCGGAGGCCATAATGGCGGAGATACGGGCTTGATGAACGATTTTCTGAACGAATTGGAACGGAGCGGCGGCGAAAGCCGATCCTCCATAGACAAATCGGTGGAGAGCCACCTCATGGCCTATGCGGCGGAGAAAGCGAGACTGACCGGAACCGTGGTAGACATGGATCGCATGAAGAGCGAGTTGCTTGAGGCGGTCTCGGTCTCGGGTTAG
- a CDS encoding DUF4832 domain-containing protein — MRICKGGFPIGKYSLENYEPYPMVKIRPPHLSRNFGNESKLSYIAVAWKQLEPERGAFRAESMLAAIGAATNPVLELTPDLPEWAMRGESDLYSALIRKVGSVVGEDNRLCGVILSTLEDNMEEWNAFAEAFGKVPLIADLRQERLIRHLKESRREFGLRVTCGESDWLTSCEAIARQKLNGVWKRQPVLLHVTDEVCGPNVRREARRWHAALSNVDAGLGWQLELRRMTYPQTVFGGGSLPVRIWLVNSGTSNLYRDFELRIRLGRQGESYEIPLSARTRDWSVGDIVHNEIAKLPEIKPGNYNVGIGLFDLNDKPIRLHIGSGQSDGYYEAGEVNVERADGDPLANIWDVYYPEGYYPLEDPKTPQQ, encoded by the coding sequence ATGCGCATCTGCAAGGGAGGGTTTCCGATCGGTAAATATTCGTTGGAAAATTACGAGCCGTATCCGATGGTTAAAATCCGTCCGCCGCATCTTAGCCGAAACTTCGGGAACGAAAGCAAGCTGAGCTATATCGCTGTCGCCTGGAAGCAACTGGAGCCCGAACGAGGAGCATTCCGCGCGGAATCGATGCTCGCGGCGATCGGCGCGGCGACGAATCCGGTTCTCGAGCTTACGCCGGACTTACCGGAGTGGGCGATGAGAGGCGAGTCCGACCTTTATTCCGCACTGATTCGAAAAGTCGGGAGCGTGGTCGGGGAGGACAATCGGTTATGCGGTGTTATCCTCTCGACGCTCGAGGATAACATGGAAGAATGGAATGCCTTTGCGGAAGCGTTCGGGAAGGTTCCGCTGATCGCGGATTTACGACAGGAGCGCTTGATCCGCCATCTCAAGGAAAGCCGAAGGGAATTCGGTCTTAGGGTGACATGCGGCGAGTCCGACTGGTTAACCAGTTGCGAAGCGATCGCCAGACAGAAGCTGAACGGCGTATGGAAGCGGCAACCGGTTCTCCTTCACGTCACGGATGAGGTTTGCGGTCCGAATGTTCGCAGAGAAGCAAGGCGTTGGCATGCGGCCCTCTCCAACGTGGATGCGGGGCTCGGCTGGCAACTGGAACTGCGAAGGATGACTTATCCGCAAACCGTATTCGGCGGCGGAAGCTTGCCCGTCAGAATTTGGTTGGTCAATTCGGGAACGTCTAACCTCTATCGCGATTTCGAGCTGCGAATTCGGCTCGGCCGACAAGGAGAGTCCTACGAAATCCCGCTGAGCGCGCGGACGAGGGACTGGTCCGTCGGAGACATCGTTCATAACGAAATCGCGAAGCTGCCGGAAATCAAGCCCGGAAATTACAACGTAGGCATAGGGCTGTTCGACCTGAACGACAAGCCTATCCGCTTGCACATCGGGAGCGGACAATCGGACGGATACTACGAAGCCGGAGAAGTGAACGTCGAACGGGCCGATGGAGATCCGTTAGCGAACATTTGGGACGTCTATTATCCGGAGGGATATTATCCGCTCGAAGACCCGAAGACTCCGCAACAATAG
- a CDS encoding acyltransferase domain-containing protein has protein sequence MKRQKPEYGECIAYCRFDYVPEGLEAKYASYEPNPETALVPNGFLDGLLERYELPATAREEVEAALDEIVQDSVLHAFTKFLVHDMCTARNRCDPDFYTNMTPGCMKRYGEWYSFLLLLACIAPSIESLERRGVPKIHYENVPHQPLKSQIEKIVSYGDPKVHDFPWVMNFYTCSIFHLDRFLFIPYRFESAFSMFRNKETQQVVALRHAGEAFRADGQRDGINGVFDPSGRFVSLWEEDEDGITANRINPMGFVEREPVRIAKKDWEPALRIGDTLLALHIPSGPGYTPERLRASMAMAIDFYERYFPELPVKGFWSESWLYDTRLSLILDPDKSNIIQVQRQFYNYPIDEGDGMLRYEVFGDRAADPLGGEIQLKTSLQKAAANYMKTGARFNTLAMIVLKEEVSRIGNMPYISLEDLDKFRIAADAHLQGRVSDR, from the coding sequence ATGAAGAGGCAGAAACCCGAGTATGGCGAATGCATCGCCTATTGTCGATTCGATTATGTACCCGAAGGGCTCGAGGCGAAATACGCTTCGTATGAACCGAATCCGGAGACCGCTCTCGTTCCGAACGGCTTCCTGGACGGGCTGCTGGAGAGATACGAGCTTCCCGCGACGGCAAGAGAGGAGGTCGAGGCGGCTCTTGACGAGATCGTACAAGACTCCGTCCTGCATGCTTTCACGAAGTTTCTCGTGCACGATATGTGTACCGCGCGCAACCGTTGCGATCCGGACTTTTATACGAATATGACCCCAGGTTGCATGAAGCGGTACGGGGAGTGGTACTCCTTTCTGCTGCTGTTGGCCTGCATCGCTCCTTCAATAGAGAGCTTGGAGCGCCGCGGAGTTCCGAAAATCCATTACGAGAACGTTCCGCATCAGCCTTTGAAGTCGCAAATCGAGAAAATCGTTTCGTACGGCGATCCGAAAGTGCACGATTTTCCGTGGGTCATGAATTTTTATACGTGTTCGATCTTCCATCTTGATCGGTTTTTGTTTATCCCCTACCGCTTTGAAAGCGCATTCTCGATGTTCAGAAACAAGGAAACGCAGCAAGTCGTCGCCCTTCGGCATGCCGGTGAGGCATTCAGGGCGGACGGACAGAGGGACGGCATTAACGGCGTATTCGATCCTTCCGGTCGATTCGTCTCCTTGTGGGAGGAAGACGAGGATGGCATTACGGCTAACCGGATTAATCCGATGGGTTTCGTAGAGAGAGAGCCGGTCCGAATCGCCAAGAAGGATTGGGAGCCGGCGCTCCGGATCGGCGATACTCTGCTGGCGCTCCATATTCCGTCGGGTCCCGGCTATACGCCGGAACGACTGCGAGCTTCGATGGCGATGGCGATCGACTTCTACGAGAGGTACTTTCCGGAGCTGCCCGTCAAAGGCTTCTGGAGCGAAAGCTGGCTTTACGATACGCGGTTGTCGCTAATCTTGGATCCCGACAAGAGCAATATCATCCAGGTGCAAAGGCAATTTTACAATTATCCGATCGACGAGGGGGACGGCATGCTGCGTTACGAGGTTTTCGGAGATCGCGCGGCCGATCCGCTTGGCGGCGAAATTCAGTTGAAAACTTCGCTGCAGAAAGCGGCCGCGAACTATATGAAGACGGGAGCGCGATTTAACACGCTCGCCATGATCGTATTGAAGGAAGAGGTCTCTCGGATCGGAAACATGCCCTATATTAGCTTAGAGGATTTGGACAAATTCCGGATCGCGGCGGATGCGCATCTGCAAGGGAGGGTTTCCGATCGGTAA
- a CDS encoding DUF4832 domain-containing protein: MNKAVTVYPQMRHGMIANPGIGFTAAPALMGDLDEIFDNRGKRVGKYKFTEDSRTWNHPDSKVYYVGARWKDLEAEKGAYRWEELEAKLDKAKSLGCSAIVRCSPYALNEDEDIPAWFRAETPEIPDFPFWKVDPNESSYADYWSSFIRAFAERFDGHPVIGSVDIAIVGAWGEGGGTEFMNPEAIRQIVEAYTDGFKTTPLQALLHDPQSLKIIKARNANIGFRVDCLGDMGGFHGQEWSHMTDFYPQNIHNFNMSDAWEKGPIQFEACWHMNDWYVQGWDIDYIIEESLKWHISSFNNKGTVVPEPWKDKVVQWVKRMGYRFELRKFTYDSKVIAGEGLYLEALWANIGSAPIYNRYPLVVRIVGRNRIIKLTSREDIRKWLPDQDTLWAEKLVLPPDIPEGEYELEIGIETGVEEIGNVRLAIEGERDGYYPMGALTVGRG; encoded by the coding sequence ATGAATAAGGCAGTAACCGTGTATCCGCAAATGCGCCACGGGATGATCGCCAATCCGGGAATCGGATTTACGGCGGCCCCCGCGTTAATGGGCGATCTGGACGAAATTTTCGATAACAGAGGCAAGAGAGTCGGGAAGTACAAATTTACGGAGGATAGCCGAACTTGGAATCATCCGGACAGTAAAGTCTATTACGTAGGTGCTAGATGGAAAGACCTGGAGGCGGAAAAAGGGGCGTATCGTTGGGAAGAGCTCGAAGCGAAGCTGGACAAAGCGAAATCGCTCGGATGCTCCGCGATCGTACGATGTTCGCCTTATGCGCTGAACGAGGACGAGGATATTCCCGCCTGGTTCCGAGCGGAGACTCCGGAAATCCCGGATTTTCCTTTCTGGAAAGTCGATCCCAACGAATCCTCGTATGCGGACTACTGGTCTTCTTTTATCAGGGCTTTCGCGGAGCGCTTCGACGGTCATCCGGTAATCGGCTCGGTGGATATCGCCATCGTCGGCGCATGGGGAGAAGGCGGGGGAACGGAGTTCATGAACCCGGAAGCGATCCGGCAGATCGTCGAGGCGTATACGGACGGGTTTAAGACGACTCCGCTGCAAGCGCTGCTGCACGATCCGCAATCCTTGAAGATCATAAAGGCGCGCAATGCGAATATCGGTTTCCGTGTGGACTGTTTGGGCGATATGGGCGGGTTTCACGGGCAAGAGTGGTCGCACATGACCGATTTTTACCCGCAAAACATTCATAATTTCAATATGAGCGACGCCTGGGAAAAGGGGCCGATTCAGTTCGAAGCCTGCTGGCACATGAACGATTGGTATGTCCAGGGCTGGGACATCGACTATATTATCGAGGAATCTCTGAAGTGGCATATTTCTTCCTTTAACAACAAAGGCACTGTCGTTCCGGAGCCTTGGAAAGACAAGGTAGTTCAGTGGGTGAAGAGGATGGGCTACCGATTCGAGCTTCGTAAATTCACTTATGATTCGAAAGTAATTGCGGGAGAAGGACTGTATCTCGAAGCGCTCTGGGCGAATATCGGCTCGGCTCCGATCTATAACCGTTATCCGCTTGTCGTACGAATCGTCGGAAGGAATCGAATCATCAAGCTCACGAGCCGGGAGGATATTCGGAAATGGCTTCCGGATCAGGATACTCTTTGGGCGGAGAAGTTAGTGCTTCCTCCCGACATTCCCGAAGGAGAGTACGAGCTGGAAATCGGAATCGAAACCGGCGTAGAAGAGATCGGGAACGTCCGGCTCGCGATCGAAGGGGAGCGGGACGGTTACTATCCGATGGGTGCGCTAACCGTTGGGAGGGGATAA